A section of the Methanobacterium formicicum DSM 3637 genome encodes:
- a CDS encoding ion channel: protein MKNMSEFIGNQEAKRIIDAVIIGLTLLDVILLTGIVFVQVNSETYQIIVLFDLIVVCILAAQFINRLYHADDRTKYMKNNWFDLIGMVPEILLAGYSGIFRYFRLIKILSLLRKNIVSLFDYIERANLEYGVITLIFVIISGAIMFYFFEYGVNPNVNSLDDALWYILITITTVGYGDIYPHTVGGRFATLIIILGGLSFVSYVAFKMTGLFFEQSEDKETLMEKKLQSVDKKIDRLQEDLDELKKILKESK from the coding sequence ATGAAAAATATGAGTGAATTTATAGGTAATCAAGAAGCTAAGAGGATCATTGATGCGGTGATAATTGGGTTGACTCTTCTGGATGTTATCCTGTTAACCGGCATAGTCTTTGTACAGGTGAACTCCGAAACCTACCAGATCATAGTCCTATTTGACTTAATTGTGGTATGCATTTTAGCAGCCCAGTTTATCAACCGGTTATACCATGCCGATGACCGAACCAAGTACATGAAGAATAACTGGTTCGACCTAATTGGTATGGTACCAGAAATTCTTCTGGCAGGCTATTCCGGGATATTCAGATATTTCAGGTTAATCAAAATATTATCCCTTTTACGGAAGAATATTGTAAGCCTTTTTGATTACATTGAAAGGGCGAACTTGGAATACGGTGTTATAACCCTTATATTTGTCATAATCTCCGGGGCGATAATGTTTTACTTCTTTGAATACGGAGTAAACCCCAACGTAAACAGCCTGGATGATGCTCTATGGTACATACTGATAACCATCACCACTGTGGGTTACGGTGATATCTACCCTCACACTGTTGGTGGGAGATTTGCAACTTTAATTATAATTCTGGGCGGATTATCCTTTGTCAGTTACGTGGCTTTTAAAATGACTGGATTGTTCTTTGAGCAAAGTGAAGATAAAGAGACTTTAATGGAAAAGAAACTGCAATCTGTGGATAAAAAAATAGACAGACTTCAAGAAGACTTGGATGAACTCAAAAAAATCTTGAAAGAATCAAAATGA
- a CDS encoding glycosyltransferase: MFEILFSIFLILSLWEFAGYPIVMGSLAKKYSIIDSSTKPHYPFVSIVISVFNEEDVIKKRLKNLVNLNYPQDKYEIIIIDDKSEDNTVKLINEFLTNHKEKDPPIKFIKKNHRLGKSNSLNIAIKDIKGELVLSSDVNSMFDQNILLELTSKFKDEKVGAVCGSYNIINNDKASPNSENFYWNLEDMMLKGESAIDSIGTMIGSTSTCRKKFFHFDENIISEDLDLMVRIREEGYYVKYQPNAKVYEHAATNPRDQIKQRSRTSLGTIQCIFKHPGQFLLVNDYHSLFLFSHKTLRMFSPFNLLLVLITFFLLPVPTMIITIICLSVILFILLASLIRLLPNSNSSKNGLSKLNLIKYVLLNEFLILVAWKKFILGETSTKWDKAESTRASKKKGS; this comes from the coding sequence ATGTTTGAAATTTTATTTTCAATATTCCTAATTTTATCATTATGGGAATTTGCGGGTTATCCTATAGTTATGGGTAGTTTAGCAAAAAAATATTCTATTATAGATAGCAGTACTAAGCCCCACTATCCCTTTGTATCCATAGTGATTTCTGTTTTTAATGAAGAAGATGTGATCAAAAAAAGATTAAAGAACCTGGTGAATTTAAATTATCCCCAGGATAAATACGAAATCATAATCATAGATGATAAATCTGAAGATAATACAGTGAAGTTAATAAATGAATTCCTGACAAATCATAAAGAAAAAGACCCGCCTATAAAGTTTATAAAGAAAAATCACAGATTAGGAAAGTCAAATTCATTGAATATAGCTATTAAAGATATTAAAGGTGAATTGGTATTATCAAGTGATGTTAATTCCATGTTTGACCAGAATATACTACTTGAGCTGACTTCTAAATTTAAGGATGAGAAGGTGGGAGCAGTTTGTGGGAGTTACAATATAATAAATAATGATAAAGCTTCACCCAATTCTGAGAATTTTTACTGGAATTTAGAGGATATGATGCTTAAAGGTGAATCTGCCATAGATTCCATCGGTACCATGATAGGATCTACCAGTACGTGTCGGAAAAAGTTCTTCCATTTTGATGAAAATATAATAAGTGAAGATTTGGATTTAATGGTAAGAATCCGTGAAGAAGGTTACTATGTAAAATATCAACCTAACGCAAAAGTATACGAACATGCAGCTACAAATCCACGCGATCAAATTAAACAACGAAGTAGAACCAGTCTAGGTACAATTCAATGCATATTCAAACATCCAGGTCAATTTTTATTAGTGAATGATTACCATTCTTTGTTCCTATTTTCACATAAAACATTACGAATGTTTTCACCATTTAACCTGCTATTGGTCTTAATAACCTTCTTTTTATTACCAGTACCCACCATGATCATCACCATTATATGTTTAAGCGTGATTCTTTTCATACTGCTGGCAAGCCTAATCAGATTACTACCAAATTCCAATAGCTCCAAAAATGGCCTATCAAAGTTAAACTTAATCAAATATGTTCTACTTAACGAATTTTTAATTTTAGTAGCATGGAAAAAATTCATACTCGGAGAAACCAGTACCAAATGGGATAAGGCAGAATCCACCAGAGCCAGTAAAAAAAAAGGTTCTTAA
- a CDS encoding B12-binding domain-containing radical SAM protein: MKIYLLNPYFTEDYSRSSRWAAKGRGGTLYYPIWLAYATGILEKEGHEVRLIDAVARNWNLEDTLSDVDKFKPELIVSESNFQSLKNDVSTLKTLTESVSAKSVLVGPPTSQYKERILDEGIDFLAPFEYDFTLKRLAKSLEDGDVGEEVPGVTFLNDDGKLVDRPNIISSSDDLENLPFVSEVYKKHLNIKDYFLNHSLYPMVQIFTGRGCPNRCTFCSWPETLMGRKYRVRSVESIVDEFVYIKKNLPEVKEIFIEDDTFTVDKNHLQNFCKQIMDMDNDFTWSCQTKANLDYQSMQLMKQAGCRLLDVGYESGNAKILENIKKDISVEQLMEFTQNAKKAKLKILADFVIGFPGEDFDSINDTTKLINEVKPDLLQVSVATPIPGTEFYEYCKSNNYLLTDDLEKSLDEDGFQKCIVSYPHLSNEEIEAQAGRILKNYYLSTGYMTIALKNISGKHAYDEFKLLSKSFRSYFKFLTS, from the coding sequence ATGAAGATATATCTTTTAAATCCATATTTCACTGAAGATTACAGTAGAAGTTCTAGATGGGCAGCAAAAGGTAGGGGAGGAACATTATATTACCCCATATGGTTAGCTTATGCTACGGGAATTTTAGAAAAAGAAGGACATGAAGTTAGATTGATAGATGCCGTGGCTAGAAACTGGAACTTAGAGGATACTCTAAGTGATGTGGATAAATTTAAACCAGAACTCATAGTTTCAGAATCCAATTTTCAAAGCTTAAAAAATGATGTGAGCACTTTAAAAACATTAACCGAATCAGTAAGTGCTAAATCAGTTCTGGTGGGACCTCCCACCTCCCAGTATAAAGAGAGAATACTGGACGAGGGAATAGATTTTTTAGCTCCCTTTGAATATGATTTCACTCTTAAAAGATTAGCAAAATCCTTAGAAGATGGGGATGTAGGAGAAGAAGTGCCCGGTGTAACTTTCTTGAACGATGATGGAAAATTGGTAGATCGTCCCAACATTATCAGTTCATCGGATGATCTTGAGAATCTTCCATTTGTATCTGAGGTTTATAAAAAACATCTAAATATCAAGGATTATTTCCTGAATCATTCCTTATATCCCATGGTTCAAATTTTCACAGGAAGAGGGTGTCCTAATCGTTGCACATTTTGTTCATGGCCTGAAACTTTGATGGGAAGAAAATATAGGGTTAGATCTGTCGAAAGTATAGTCGATGAGTTTGTTTACATCAAAAAGAACCTTCCTGAGGTCAAAGAAATATTCATTGAAGATGATACTTTTACCGTAGATAAAAATCATCTTCAAAATTTCTGTAAACAGATCATGGATATGGATAATGATTTTACATGGAGCTGTCAGACCAAAGCCAATCTAGATTATCAATCCATGCAGCTGATGAAACAGGCAGGCTGTAGATTGTTGGATGTGGGTTATGAGTCTGGTAATGCTAAAATTTTAGAAAATATTAAAAAAGACATCTCTGTAGAACAATTAATGGAATTTACACAGAATGCAAAAAAAGCTAAATTGAAAATTTTAGCAGATTTTGTAATAGGATTCCCAGGAGAAGATTTTGACAGTATAAACGATACCACTAAATTGATAAATGAAGTTAAACCTGATCTGTTACAGGTATCAGTTGCCACCCCCATACCTGGAACTGAATTCTATGAATACTGTAAATCAAACAATTATCTACTTACCGATGATCTGGAGAAATCTTTAGATGAAGATGGATTCCAAAAATGCATAGTATCCTATCCTCATTTGAGTAATGAGGAGATTGAAGCCCAGGCAGGTAGAATATTAAAGAATTATTACCTTTCCACTGGATACATGACCATAGCATTGAAAAATATAAGTGGAAAACATGCATATGATGAATTTAAACTGTTAAGTAAATCATTCAGGTCTTATTTCAAATTTCTTACCAGTTAA
- a CDS encoding glycosyltransferase family 4 protein yields MIIGYFSSTFPYSVSNPKYFCGGSSLATHSLVNEISNSDIDIKVFTTSADSEDHLDMDGRMGIYRYATKIKLLTSPISLGLFHKPLEHDVDLVHVSFDMPPGPFAAYRYARKKSLPLILTYHGDWDPDYGSFVRKVGVSINNKFVSDLLSYADIIISPSKLYAKKSKYLSKYLDKIRVIPNGIDLDEFQLNYSQSECREKLNLPLECKIILFFGYLTPYKGPDILLGAFREVLKNQPDTVLLFAGNGNMEDELKKLARQWNIQDNVIFAGFVDKKMRSLYYKSADIFCLPSTMSTECYPLAILEAMASGVPVVASDIGGIPDIIENNVNGLLVTPTNPEKLEDNLNLLLQNPEIRAKFSENALKGIKKYSWKNIATETLKLYESLLENR; encoded by the coding sequence ATGATAATCGGTTATTTTTCATCAACATTTCCCTACAGTGTTTCCAATCCAAAATATTTTTGTGGGGGCTCCTCATTAGCAACCCATTCCCTGGTTAATGAGATTTCAAATAGTGATATTGATATCAAAGTTTTCACAACCTCCGCAGATTCTGAGGACCATCTTGATATGGATGGAAGAATGGGAATTTACAGATATGCTACTAAAATTAAGTTGTTAACTTCTCCCATTTCCCTGGGATTATTCCATAAACCTCTTGAGCATGATGTAGATCTGGTCCATGTTTCATTTGATATGCCACCGGGACCCTTCGCTGCTTACAGATACGCCCGAAAGAAAAGTCTTCCACTGATCCTTACCTATCATGGTGACTGGGATCCTGATTATGGTAGTTTCGTTCGGAAAGTTGGAGTTTCCATTAACAATAAATTCGTCAGTGATTTACTTTCATATGCAGACATCATAATATCCCCCTCTAAACTATATGCTAAAAAATCCAAATATTTAAGCAAATACTTGGATAAAATAAGGGTAATACCAAATGGCATTGATTTAGATGAATTCCAACTGAACTACTCCCAATCTGAATGTCGAGAAAAATTGAATTTACCTCTGGAATGTAAGATTATACTATTTTTCGGCTACTTAACTCCATATAAAGGCCCGGATATTTTACTGGGAGCTTTCAGGGAAGTTTTAAAAAATCAACCCGATACCGTACTACTTTTTGCCGGAAATGGTAATATGGAAGATGAACTTAAAAAACTTGCCAGGCAATGGAATATTCAAGACAATGTCATATTTGCGGGTTTCGTAGACAAAAAGATGAGATCTCTCTATTATAAATCCGCAGATATTTTCTGCTTACCTTCCACCATGAGTACGGAATGTTATCCTCTTGCTATTTTAGAGGCAATGGCCAGTGGAGTTCCAGTTGTGGCTTCAGACATTGGGGGTATTCCTGATATTATTGAAAATAATGTTAATGGATTGCTGGTTACACCTACCAATCCAGAGAAATTGGAAGATAATTTAAATTTACTGTTGCAGAATCCAGAAATCAGAGCAAAATTCTCTGAAAACGCTCTTAAGGGAATTAAAAAATATTCATGGAAGAATATTGCTACAGAAACTCTTAAACTCTATGAATCATTACTGGAAAATCGTTAA
- a CDS encoding PD-(D/E)XK nuclease family protein, producing MPKTKSKPHPEISQVMIMEGRNNFPISWLNKQGYCEYSIYLENVRGIEVKATRNMVVGTQEHARLEMEFKKDAEPTTFEKMLDESRTMELLSRELPVISHSYGIRGYIDEVWMTPDEFIIIDDKPGKKAFSSSINQVLGYCLAFQDMIKEERRIVAALRERGTDNIFWAAYFDEKSKNDIISLINRVQDLLVGKKDFMATNNPRKCRSCRLKLKCDKKARPGSL from the coding sequence ATGCCCAAAACCAAATCCAAACCCCATCCTGAAATATCACAAGTCATGATCATGGAAGGACGCAACAACTTCCCTATAAGCTGGTTGAATAAACAGGGATACTGCGAATACAGCATATACCTGGAAAACGTTAGGGGTATTGAAGTAAAAGCCACTAGGAATATGGTGGTTGGGACCCAGGAACATGCCAGGTTAGAGATGGAATTTAAAAAGGACGCAGAACCCACTACGTTTGAAAAAATGTTAGATGAATCCAGAACTATGGAATTATTATCCCGGGAACTCCCTGTAATATCACACAGTTACGGTATCAGAGGGTACATTGATGAAGTTTGGATGACTCCAGATGAGTTCATCATTATTGATGATAAACCGGGAAAAAAAGCCTTTTCTTCATCAATCAACCAGGTTTTAGGGTACTGTCTGGCTTTCCAGGATATGATTAAAGAAGAAAGAAGAATAGTTGCTGCTTTAAGGGAGAGGGGAACTGATAATATATTCTGGGCCGCGTACTTCGATGAAAAGTCAAAAAATGATATAATATCACTAATTAATAGAGTTCAAGACCTTTTAGTGGGGAAAAAGGATTTTATGGCCACTAATAATCCACGTAAATGCCGGAGCTGCCGTTTGAAGTTAAAATGTGATAAAAAAGCCAGACCCGGGTCACTTTAA
- a CDS encoding DUF2206 domain-containing protein, with product MQIDNFFQMNDWEIEKFLKVISFLQLLFLGLIAMDALGLKIPILRELIPLIYLLIVPGILIIRTLKMHKLGSVQTLLFTVGLSITSLMLLGFLLNQIGPLIGIAKPLSLIPLITTISLFVIILSVLCYWRDKDYANPDYISSEELLSPSTLAVLLLPLLVIFGTYLTNLYGINILLILFILILALIVILFAYDKIPKKLYPLLVFIMSASILFHTSLISNYISGWDIQNEYYLANMVIINSYWVSEFNFVVNSMLSVTILAPILSILLKIDLNWIFKIIYPALFALVPLGLYDTFKKQTNYKIAFLSTFIFISFFAFYMEMISLARQEIGEIFLILLLMVMISEEIDYLRRSILFIIFGVSLVLSHYGLAYFFMFSVLMVYILMWVMKYPKIQNFVNYFFNLIFKKKIKFYTKKDYAENKILNLTFVVFFFVCAMTWYMFTSVSNAFNTLLYILFLMVKTGIAAIMDPSFVQSIAILQASYTPLHSLSKYINIFVQVLLMLGLLYLILYNKFKIKKEYLTFMVISAIILVGSLVLPYLSSAFNTERLYQIVLIFLAPAIVIGGLAFLKVIRKILNDQFNLEIKNFKDKSIKILSVFFIVYLLFNSGLIYSVANDDSNSIALNSSLDNPVYNDLENNGMIWITDHGANLKMNYKTANANALGDLIVADDYRAPILNKFGVYGASLSNSTNSSNLTVLNKNLTKQYPYKDNIYFFFGTNNIATNSFVLYKIVGVTTTGVDYVDAINLFNNQSRIFDNGGSRIYIKTKAK from the coding sequence ATGCAGATAGATAATTTTTTCCAGATGAATGATTGGGAAATTGAAAAATTTCTCAAGGTTATCTCTTTTTTACAACTCCTATTTTTAGGATTAATAGCCATGGATGCTTTAGGTTTAAAAATTCCCATTTTAAGAGAGTTAATACCACTGATATACCTTTTGATTGTCCCAGGTATTTTAATCATTAGAACATTAAAAATGCACAAATTGGGATCAGTTCAAACACTTCTATTTACAGTGGGACTGAGTATTACCAGCCTTATGTTGCTGGGTTTTTTATTAAACCAAATAGGTCCATTGATAGGGATTGCTAAACCCCTATCTCTAATCCCTTTAATAACCACCATCAGTTTATTTGTGATTATTTTGTCGGTGCTATGCTATTGGAGGGATAAGGATTATGCTAACCCGGATTATATCAGCAGTGAGGAATTACTATCCCCCTCTACATTAGCAGTGCTGTTACTTCCGCTTTTAGTAATTTTTGGAACTTATTTAACGAATTTGTATGGGATTAATATCCTGTTAATATTATTTATTCTAATTTTAGCTTTGATAGTGATTTTATTTGCTTATGATAAGATCCCAAAGAAACTGTATCCCCTTCTCGTATTTATCATGTCTGCCAGTATTTTATTTCACACTTCCCTGATTTCTAATTACATTTCAGGATGGGATATACAGAATGAGTATTATCTGGCTAACATGGTTATTATTAATTCATACTGGGTGTCTGAATTTAATTTTGTGGTTAATTCCATGCTGAGCGTGACAATTTTAGCCCCTATACTCTCAATTCTTCTAAAAATAGATCTGAATTGGATATTTAAGATTATTTACCCTGCATTATTTGCATTAGTGCCTTTAGGATTGTATGATACCTTTAAAAAACAAACTAATTATAAAATAGCATTTTTATCCACTTTCATTTTCATATCTTTTTTTGCATTTTATATGGAGATGATATCACTGGCCAGACAGGAAATTGGTGAAATCTTTTTAATCCTGTTGTTAATGGTGATGATAAGTGAAGAAATTGATTACCTACGCAGATCTATTCTTTTCATAATTTTTGGGGTCTCGCTGGTACTATCTCATTACGGACTTGCTTATTTCTTCATGTTCTCAGTATTAATGGTGTACATTTTGATGTGGGTGATGAAATATCCTAAAATTCAGAATTTTGTTAATTACTTTTTCAACCTGATCTTCAAGAAAAAAATTAAATTTTATACAAAAAAAGATTATGCCGAAAATAAAATTCTAAACTTAACCTTTGTGGTGTTCTTTTTTGTTTGTGCCATGACATGGTACATGTTCACTTCAGTTTCCAATGCATTTAATACCCTACTTTACATCCTATTTTTAATGGTAAAAACTGGAATAGCAGCCATAATGGATCCATCTTTCGTACAGAGTATTGCAATCCTCCAGGCTTCATATACCCCTTTACACTCATTGAGTAAATATATCAATATATTTGTACAGGTTCTTCTCATGTTAGGCCTACTCTACCTAATTTTATATAATAAATTTAAAATTAAAAAAGAGTATTTGACATTCATGGTAATAAGTGCTATAATTTTGGTTGGATCCCTTGTCTTACCTTACCTCTCCAGTGCATTTAATACAGAAAGATTATACCAAATTGTATTGATCTTTTTAGCTCCTGCTATTGTTATTGGAGGTTTAGCATTTCTAAAAGTTATACGTAAAATTTTAAATGACCAATTCAATCTAGAGATAAAGAATTTTAAAGATAAATCCATTAAAATATTATCCGTATTCTTTATTGTATACTTACTATTCAATTCAGGATTAATTTACTCAGTGGCTAATGATGATTCTAACTCCATTGCTTTAAATTCAAGCTTAGACAACCCAGTCTATAATGATCTGGAAAACAATGGGATGATATGGATAACTGATCACGGTGCAAACCTGAAAATGAATTATAAGACTGCAAATGCCAATGCACTGGGAGATTTAATTGTGGCGGATGACTATCGAGCGCCTATACTTAATAAGTTTGGAGTTTATGGGGCTTCTTTATCTAATTCAACCAACAGTTCCAATTTAACAGTTTTAAACAAAAATTTGACCAAACAATATCCATATAAAGACAATATTTACTTCTTTTTTGGTACAAACAACATTGCAACCAATTCATTTGTACTGTATAAAATAGTAGGTGTAACTACCACTGGTGTGGATTATGTAGATGCAATAAATTTATTCAATAATCAAAGTCGAATTTTTGATAATGGAGGCTCCAGAATATACATTAAAACTAAAGCAAAGTGA
- a CDS encoding glycosyltransferase family 4 protein: MDKIAISVVVDIFDDEGTTVRPKRVAELLKNNFDTCFINRSSSDLKEINGIPVHIVKPAGTKLWNIKLFGLLSGNDFDFVYCSSDWFGFLTYFMLKRFYDYKIIFEAHTIISEEFKERKAHPFKVFFFQVLEKFAIKHSDYVVALSENIYDYYSYNKNIELVHVFIDEELFISDVKRKINDDKKVIGLIGPFDEFSNQYFLEFLRKNIDQFDDRISFRIIGKCQDKIQHPRIEYTGYMNSIHDYVNVLSSLDGLLVPSRVATLGPLNKIIEAMACSVPVFTTPKGIVGLYNIKPGQEIYVLEEDDLVCGLNNHVFSDELINIAKNARLYVEKYYSKKANEKKLLRIFNRLNEG, encoded by the coding sequence ATGGATAAAATTGCAATCTCAGTTGTTGTGGATATTTTTGATGATGAGGGCACTACTGTTAGGCCTAAAAGGGTTGCAGAGTTACTTAAAAATAATTTTGACACCTGCTTTATCAACAGATCCAGCAGCGATTTAAAGGAAATTAATGGTATACCCGTTCACATAGTGAAACCAGCTGGGACAAAACTGTGGAACATTAAATTATTTGGGTTATTATCAGGTAATGATTTTGATTTTGTTTACTGTTCCAGTGATTGGTTTGGTTTTTTAACCTATTTTATGCTAAAAAGATTCTATGATTATAAAATTATTTTTGAAGCCCATACCATAATATCTGAAGAATTTAAAGAAAGAAAAGCCCATCCATTTAAAGTATTCTTTTTCCAGGTCCTTGAAAAATTCGCAATAAAACATTCAGATTACGTCGTGGCGTTATCTGAGAATATTTACGATTATTACAGTTACAATAAAAATATTGAGTTAGTTCATGTATTCATTGATGAGGAACTGTTCATCTCCGATGTTAAAAGAAAAATCAATGATGATAAGAAGGTTATAGGTTTAATCGGTCCTTTCGATGAGTTTAGTAACCAATACTTCCTGGAATTTTTAAGGAAAAATATTGACCAGTTTGATGATAGAATAAGTTTCAGGATAATAGGTAAGTGTCAGGATAAGATCCAACACCCGCGAATTGAGTATACTGGTTACATGAACAGTATTCATGATTACGTCAATGTTTTATCCTCTCTTGATGGCTTATTAGTACCTTCCAGGGTAGCAACACTTGGACCTTTAAATAAGATAATTGAAGCCATGGCCTGTTCAGTACCGGTATTTACAACACCAAAAGGGATCGTTGGTTTGTATAATATTAAACCAGGTCAGGAAATCTATGTTTTAGAAGAAGATGATTTAGTTTGCGGATTGAATAATCATGTTTTCAGTGATGAATTGATTAACATAGCTAAAAATGCTAGATTATATGTTGAAAAATATTACAGTAAAAAAGCAAATGAGAAGAAACTTTTAAGAATATTTAATAGGTTAAATGAAGGATAG
- a CDS encoding cation transporter — translation MKTDKNILGYDRFLMMALLKEGPLTLEELDDKTVLFLSLIWYQQVPEKDEPLMERLFFTLSHMRSELEDERKGKKVGKTEDECKKLIDKGWVNRDNGRYSLTDEGEKEAQEFVQNMEKKAALVRKNFFKPDAAAKNTTVLDGFLAVLKLGSGLISGSVGLTADGTDATMDTISAFMVWLGIKYHRETLSTLLVIFGLFFASISIGYDSVTHLISAFYGTLTPMGMPYLAIVVEGIAIMAAVFLFYYQRYVGKVNSNLTLISQSVDSKNHIFIGFSVIAGAVFTLQGIYFVDSLIALFISIGIFKDAVDLLREAISARKGEEEDYSHYKLPLEECWEGNKKMAFQNWTLYILWTGDRKTRVEIISSLESAFNPQNYIPVLSELNATCKETHDFEGGFEELINPLKEEKLIDVDGKHYILTENGVRYLEDFMSHFDYYDVHMSDTILLAMAEDESQPQ, via the coding sequence ATGAAAACTGATAAAAACATCCTGGGATATGACCGATTCCTGATGATGGCACTGCTTAAGGAGGGTCCACTTACACTGGAGGAACTGGATGATAAGACCGTTCTATTTTTGTCCCTTATATGGTACCAGCAGGTGCCTGAAAAAGATGAACCATTAATGGAAAGACTGTTTTTCACCTTATCTCATATGCGATCTGAGTTAGAGGATGAAAGAAAGGGTAAAAAAGTGGGTAAAACCGAAGATGAATGCAAAAAGCTTATTGATAAGGGATGGGTGAATCGAGATAATGGTCGTTATTCCCTGACTGATGAGGGGGAGAAAGAAGCCCAAGAGTTTGTTCAGAATATGGAAAAAAAAGCAGCTCTGGTACGGAAGAATTTCTTTAAACCTGACGCAGCAGCAAAAAACACTACAGTATTAGACGGATTTCTGGCTGTACTGAAATTAGGATCCGGGCTCATCAGTGGAAGTGTTGGGCTGACCGCAGATGGTACCGATGCCACCATGGACACCATTTCTGCATTTATGGTGTGGCTGGGCATTAAGTACCACAGAGAAACTCTCTCCACTCTCCTGGTAATATTCGGACTGTTCTTTGCTTCCATCAGTATCGGTTATGATTCTGTTACTCATCTTATAAGCGCCTTTTATGGGACACTGACCCCAATGGGTATGCCATATCTAGCTATAGTAGTAGAGGGAATAGCCATCATGGCAGCAGTTTTCCTGTTCTATTACCAGCGCTACGTTGGAAAAGTGAATTCCAATTTAACACTTATTTCCCAGTCAGTGGACTCTAAAAACCACATATTCATAGGTTTCTCCGTTATTGCCGGGGCGGTTTTCACTTTACAGGGAATCTATTTTGTAGACTCTCTAATTGCATTATTCATTTCCATTGGAATCTTCAAAGACGCTGTTGATTTGCTCAGAGAAGCTATTTCAGCCCGTAAAGGAGAAGAAGAAGATTATTCCCACTACAAACTTCCTCTGGAGGAATGTTGGGAAGGAAATAAAAAGATGGCATTCCAGAACTGGACCCTGTACATTCTGTGGACAGGAGATCGTAAAACCCGGGTGGAAATTATTTCTTCATTAGAATCTGCTTTCAATCCCCAAAACTATATTCCCGTACTTTCAGAGCTTAATGCCACTTGCAAAGAGACTCATGACTTCGAAGGAGGTTTTGAAGAACTGATAAACCCTTTAAAAGAAGAAAAACTCATAGATGTGGATGGAAAACATTACATTTTAACTGAAAATGGAGTCCGGTACCTGGAGGACTTTATGAGTCATTTTGACTACTACGATGTCCACATGTCGGATACCATACTCCTGGCCATGGCTGAGGACGAAAGTCAACCACAATAG